The genomic interval TGAATAAGCCTTCTGTAAGTTTAAGCATATTGTAGGTGTTACAGGATTCAGGCCCTTCCACATCATTCACAAAGTCTGTACTCGCTGCTGCACTCGGAAAAAACTCGCGTCTGCTGTTTCCACCAAATGCAAGCGTACGGTTGCTGGTAACTGTTTCCCAGAAAAAATTACTGGATTTCGTATATTGATCATCATGACTCAATTCAGCTATGCGTTGAAATCCAATAGCTTTTGGCACCTGTGTGTTGGCATGCTTGTTATCCAGATTGTCCTGGCCCGCTGCCATTGGGGTTAAGAGCTGGTTATGGGAAAAACGCTTTGCAGCAACCAGATACTTTTTGTTGCCGGTGATTTGATAGGCATCTGCCAATTCTTCGTTCATTCCCCCATGCTCGGTATCAAGCATAGCTTGCATTTGCTTTTCAGACAGTGCTGATGTTATATCAATTGCCCAGTCACAAAACTTCAAAAATACATCTTTCGCATCCTGATTACCTCCATACAACCAGGCATCCCTTAATCCCGCATACATCTTGTGTACATTGTACCATGGAACCCAGGCAGTGCGGTAAGCTTTAAAATCGCCTTTTTTAAATGCCGGCCATATTTCATGGCTATTGGGAACTCCACCTGCATAACCAGCACCCCAGTCAGGATAAGCAATGCCGTTCCTGATCTGACAAGCCTTGAGTGCTGCAACCATGTAGTCCATTCTGCGTTTGCATTCGGCATTTCTTGTAGACGCATAATTAAGCGCCATGGCAGTTAAATAATGACCCCCGATATGTCCATCTAATCCTTCCCAGTTTTTATAGCTTGCTTTTTTCACAGGAATGCCAGCTTCTTTCAGGTATGGCGCTAACATTCGATCTACATCGTATTTCAGCAGTGTTTTAATATTAAGATCCCTGGCTTTTATAAAAGGTCCGTTCGTCAAACTCACCTGATCCAGCGGAAATGTATTTGGATAGAGCTTTTCCTGCGCATTTATTTGTAAAGAGAAAAAACATATTGCGATTGCGATTTTGCAGGCCCTGGTACTCAAAGAATAATTACTCATTGTTTTTTATAGTTTAACAGATATAGGGTGAATCATATTCATGTTACTTAATGGCCTGGCTATCTGTAACATTATATTTAGAAAAGGTAGAAGGATCTACGGGCTTAAACAACAACTGAGAAAACATAAATAATCCGTTTTTCCATACTTTAAAATCATGAAATCCAGGTTCAATAAAATAAATATGCGGAACATCAGTTTTTACCAGGTAATCGTGGGTACGTTTGCTATTTACGATCAGATTATCACTGGCACCACACGAAATAAACAATAGCTTCAGCATTTCTTTTGCCTTTTTTGGATCAGGGACCAATTGTTCTGGTGATTTTGTATTAGGAGCTGATGAAAATCCGCCAACCCAGGCAAATTTATCAAGATGACCTAACCCGAAATTTAAAGATTGCCCTCCGCCCATTGATAATCCGGCGATGGCACGGTGCTCTCTGTCTGAATACACACGGAAATTCGTTTCTACAAATGGGATCAAATCATTGAGCAGATCTTTTTCAAAAGTAGAAAATGCTTCGACCTTATCTCGCGACATCACGTTGCCGGTAGCACGATCGTCCTTCATGGCACGTCCGTTAGGCATCACAACAATCATCGGTTCCAGTTTGCCAGCCGCATACAAATTGTCTAATATAACCTGTGGCTTACCTCCGTTTAACCATTCTTTTTCATCTCCTCCAATACCATGAAGCAGATACAAAACGGGATATTTCTTATTTTTTGAATACCCGGGTGGGGTATAGGTTATGGCTTTTCTGTTGTTACCCACAGTTTTAGAATAGTAACTTATGGTATCTATCTGACCATGTGGTATGGAAGTGCTTTCTACATCAAAACCCGGAGCAGCTGGTGCCACCATTCCCTGAGAGAAAACAGGGGTGCTGCACAAGAAAGAAGCGCCGATCAGCAATACTTCTCTAATGCGTAAATATCTGGTTAACTTAATCATATTTGGTTTTATTGGTTACTAATTTATATTCGAATAAGTCCTGAAATTACTTCCAGGCCATTAACTATTTAACTTTGGTTGCAATCTTTAATTCATCCGGATTTTTGTCCGGAATAATTTACTACTTATTTATTAAATTTACACTAGTTAAAATTAAATAATTCGGCTCCTGTTCCTTTAAATATAAAATACAGGTCATGTTACCCTTTTAACTTTATTTATTTTACAAGAAAGGAGCTTCCATTTTTTTAGACCGCCAGTAATTTAATATTTAAATTAGCCAGTAAGCTTTCCTTTGGGCTATCAGGAAGGCAATTGGTAAGGATAACTAAAGACAGTGTCTGAATAATTGATCTAATAATATCATCACTTTTTTATCTTCAGCTTTACCATATAATTTAGATCCAATGGCATTCAAGTGACTATTATCATAATATAGGCAAGTCCCATTGCAGAATGGAAAATCCTTTAATTTAAAGAGCTTACTATTCCTTAAATCTAAAAAGTGAACATTAGGATATTTTTTGATGATCATGAGTAGCCTTTCATAATCATCTTTATCATATAGCGCATTGAAAGAATTAATTACAGGTAACCCTAAATGTTTAAATCGTTGATATTTAATTGGATTTACAGAAAAATGAGGAACGTCTGAAACAATTATAAGCTGTTGATTTCTGGACATTTCTTTGAAAAAATTTTCAAGGCTTTTAATCTCTTCCTGACCTTTATCTTTCCAAAGTCCTGCAATCACAATAATTTTAGATTTATTAATAACAGGCTTTAATAGCTGCTGCTGTTTATTCCAATTATCAATTTCTGGTTTAGAGCTTTGTGTGCTCTTGATATCGAATGTAGGGACGTTAATAAATCTATCAAACGTGATACTTCTAAATTTAAAATTGTGGGCTTTACCTATGACATCAAAAAAAGGATTGAG from Pedobacter sp. WC2423 carries:
- a CDS encoding alpha/beta hydrolase, translating into MIKLTRYLRIREVLLIGASFLCSTPVFSQGMVAPAAPGFDVESTSIPHGQIDTISYYSKTVGNNRKAITYTPPGYSKNKKYPVLYLLHGIGGDEKEWLNGGKPQVILDNLYAAGKLEPMIVVMPNGRAMKDDRATGNVMSRDKVEAFSTFEKDLLNDLIPFVETNFRVYSDREHRAIAGLSMGGGQSLNFGLGHLDKFAWVGGFSSAPNTKSPEQLVPDPKKAKEMLKLLFISCGASDNLIVNSKRTHDYLVKTDVPHIYFIEPGFHDFKVWKNGLFMFSQLLFKPVDPSTFSKYNVTDSQAIK